In the Bos taurus isolate L1 Dominette 01449 registration number 42190680 breed Hereford chromosome 21, ARS-UCD2.0, whole genome shotgun sequence genome, one interval contains:
- the LCMT2 gene encoding tRNA wybutosine-synthesizing protein 4, whose amino-acid sequence MGSRNRERRAEAVQSTNDSSALSKSSLAARGYVHDAFAALLVPGTARRAPLIHRGYYVRARAVRHCVRAFIEQTCAAPGTPRAQILSLGAGSDSLYFRLKTAGHLAGAAVWEVDFPDVAERKAQRIRDTPDLCALTGPFQSGDHGSTLCFESSDYRILGLDLRQLQRLDQALAAAGLDAAFPTLLLAEAVLTYLEPDDAAALIAWAAQRFSNAIFVVYEQMRPQDAFGEFMQQHFRHLNSPLHGLDRFPDAEAQQQRFLQAGWTACRAMDLNEFYRCFLPAEERRRMENLEPFDEFEEWHLKCAHYFILAASRGDSLSQTLVFPPSETFPRIDPASPSGVFPASVVTGDTQGLGLKRYGHASVLLSPGVILSAGGFGEQEGRHCRVSKFHMLLRYSDFEWKGNQIGSWGTGAQWDGRLYHTMTRLSDTQVLVLGGRLSPVTPALGILQLCCENEDNSTEDPIVTVTKFGPEEDSTLSRWRHSTTEVSCENQKYLFVYGGRSVAEPVLSDWHFLHVGTMTWVRIPVEGEGPEGRHSHSACSWQGGALIAGGLGVSEEPLSSVFFMKPITSGFLWESIAIQPPITPRYSHTAHVINGKLLLVGGVWIHSSAVPGVTVIALSTGLSFEYQIDTTCVPWPLMLHNHTSILFPEEQQLLLLGGGGNCFSFGTYFNPHTVTLDLSPLRARQ is encoded by the coding sequence ATGGGCTCGCGCAACCGCGAACGTCGGGCTGAGGCAGTGCAGAGCACCAACGACAGTAGCGCGCTCAGCAAGAGCTCCCTGGCCGCGCGCGGGTATGTGCACGACGCCTTCGCTGCCTTGCTGGTTCCGGGGACGGCCCGCCGCGCGCCGCTTATCCACCGCGGCTACTACGTCCGCGCACGCGCCGTGCGGCACTGCGTGCGCGCCTTCATAGAGCAGACGTGCGCGGCCCCCGGCACTCCTCGTGCGCAGATTCTGTCGCTGGGCGCCGGCTCAGACTCACTGTATTTTCGTCTCAAAACTGCGGGCCACCTGGCCGGGGCTGCTGTCTGGGAGGTGGATTTTCCGGACGTGGCCGAGCGTAAAGCTCAGAGGATTCGAGATACGCCGGATCTGTGCGCGTTAACCGGGCCTTTCCAGAGTGGAGACCACGGGTCCACGCTGTGCTTTGAGAGCTCGGACTACCGCATCCTGGGCCTGGACCTGCGGCAGCTGCAGCGGCTGGACCAGGCCCTTGCCGCCGCGGGTCTTGACGCTGCCTTCCCGACTCTGCTCCTGGCTGAGGCCGTGCTCACCTACCTCGAGCCGGATGATGCCGCGGCCCTCATCGCCTGGGCCGCCCAGCGGTTTTCTAATGCCATTTTCGTCGTCTACGAGCAGATGAGGCCGCAGGACGCCTTTGGCGAGTTTATGCAGCAACATTTTCGGCACCTGAATTCTCCCCTTCATGGCCTGGACCGCTTTCCCGACGCGGAGGCCCAGCAGCAGCGCTTCCTTCAGGCCGGCTGGACTGCCTGTCGCGCCATGGACCTGAATGAATTCTATCGCTGCTTTCTCCCCGCAGAAGAACGCCGACGCATGGAAAATCTTGAACCTTTTGACGAGTTTGAAGAGTGGCATCTGAAGTGTGCCCACTATTTCATTCTAGCCGCTTCTCGGGGAGACAGCCTCTCCCAGACTCTGGTGTTTCCACCCTCAGAGACGTTTCCTCGGATAGATCCTGCTTCCCCTTCAGGAGTCTTCCCTGCCAGTGTAGTCACTGGGGACACCCAGGGCTTGGGCCTTAAGAGATACGGCCACGCCTCTGTCCTTTTGAGCCCAGGCGTTATTCTCAGTGCAGGAGGATTTGGAGAGCAGGAGGGGCGACATTGCCGAGTGAGCAAGTTTCACATGCTCTTAAGATACAGTGACTTTGAATGGAAAGGCAACCAGATAGGCAGTTGGGGAACTGGAGCTCAGTGGGATGGACGCCTTTATCACACCATGACAAGACTTTCAGATACTCAGGTTCTGGTTCTAGGAGGGAGACTGTCCCCAGTAACTCCAGCCTTGGGGATACTCCAACTTTGTTGTGAGAATGAGGATAATAGCACTGAGGACCCAATTGTAACAGTCACGAAGTTCGGTCCAGAAGAAGATTCCACCTTGTCACGTTGGCGCCATTCAACAACAGAAGTGTCCTGTGAGAATCAGAAATATTTGTTTGTGTATGGGGGCCGAAGTGTGGCAGAACCTGTACTAAGTGACTGGCATTTCCTCCATGTGGGGACAATGACTTGGGTTAGGATCCCAGTGGAGGGAGAAGGACCTGAAGGTCGCCATTCCCACAGTGCCTGCAGCTGGCAAGGGGGAGCCCTCATTGCTGGAGGTCTGGGTGTTTCTGAGGAGCCACTGAGCTCTGTATTCTTTATGAAACCAATCACTAGTGGATTTCTCTGGGAATCTATAGCCATCCAGCCTCCCATTACCCCAAGGTACTCCCACACAGCTCATGTAATCAATGGGAAGCTTTTGTTGGTTGGAGGCGTCTGGATTCATTCCTCTGCAGTTCCTGGAGTGACTGTTATTGCTTTGTCTACAGGATTGAGCTTTGAGTATCAGATTGACACAACATGTGTGCCATGGCCATTAATGTTACACAATCATACCAGCATCCTCTTTCCTGAAGAGCAACAGCTCCTGCTCCTTGGAGGTGGTGGGAACTGCTTTTCTTTTGGCACCTACTTCAACCCCCATACAGTGACATTAGACCTTTCTCCTTTAAGAGCTAGACAGTAA